DNA from Malus sylvestris chromosome 11, drMalSylv7.2, whole genome shotgun sequence:
aattcaaataacttagcgaagaaggctttggtgtatttaacacaatacgttgaaatgaaggaaagcttatttattgatatccccgataagttacaaatatgtacatatacttgagtcaaaataaacaaacaagagggagccttcacaaaggttgattaggagaagtctcagcagtcggtagagccccagaaagagaaggcaccggagggggatcattcggagcctcagtactggacaaaaccctagaaggaggaggcatcagaggttgatcatttggagcttcattacgcggtacagccccagaagacgaaggcaataaatgcctttggaacaaacccacaaatctctgatgatcaagtaaaacctgaccatcagattccttcatctggtcaagcttcctcttcatgtttgtagcatagtcatgtgcgagccggtgcaactgtttattctcatgcttgagccctctaatctcctgtttataGGGATGGGCGCGGttcggtttggtgcggttttgagtgaaaccaaaaccaaaaccgcaaGTTTTTgtggtttggttcggtgcggttttgaagccaaaaccaaaatgaaatcaaaccgtttggttcggttcggtgcggtttcaaacggtttcggtttggtttttaagaaaaaatgtacaatttgcaatttaacatattaaaaaGCATTTCCCAATAGTAATAGGAAAATGACATTTGTTatgtaaacaattagcatgttgcatgtagttgtgatgttaaaacatgtttgtgcaacaaaaaAGTGTCCCTTACAatatttttcataaaacaagttgaataaatttgaattcattaaacgTGAGCGAAATTTTcatactagaatatgtgatatcatgcttcaaatgagtggcttttagtagatcattgttcgactcttgataacaagattagtccacccttgtacatatatgtgtgtgtgatggtataaaataacaaaggttcttcaagttaatgaacaaaagaaagtgatgaatgatgatattctagtgtggttgagtCCATACTAAGTGTATGGATTTTAACAAAcgaccaattaaaacatgaaatataatatggacatttaattaaatgtttattaatatttgcggtgcggttcggtttcggtgcggttttcaaaagccaaaaccgaaaccaaaccgttttctatgttgcggtttggtttcaaaaccgaaaccgtttcaaaaccgcaaaaccaaaccgttcggtgcggttcgatttggttcgtgtttcggtttcggttttcggttctaagtgcccacccctacctgtttaagactcatcacttcagccgccaatgattcaacttggcgggttcgagcaaataggcgttgggccatattagacacagaacctgcacactgaacactgagagccagagaatccttaacagccaactcatcagaccgtttggaaagtagtctgttatctttgggagtgagaaggttcctggccactaccgcagcggtcatatcattcttcatcacggaatccccaacggtaagaggaccagtagaggagacgaaggataggcgccatatgttgtctggagaaggcgggactgcctcttcaacgaggttcaagtcaaaacgacggtcggaggggccagacattttcaaaggtgttaaagagagaagaggtcggacaaatcaagatcttagaagtgcaagaatggagcttctactggtggatattcaagtgtgctttggaacttaatgtcagcccctaaaaaaatctgcactcgacgaagcttcagaaatcgaagaggcgcctgctcagaaatcgaagaggcgtttgctttctcaaaagctgggctgctcagagaccacgagggtcgatctcagaaatcgaagaggcgtttgctttctcaaaagctgggctgctcaaagaccacgaaggccgatctcagaaatcgaagaggcttgctttctcaaaagctgggctgctaagagaccacgagggccgatctcagaaatcgaagaggcacctacttttccagcattgtcagcacctgtcacacgcacactcagctttgcggaaattatgggcattctgtcgaagatttctggcgaagtagaaagcacatgaatcgtactgttcaatcacccacttcccacatgcaacagtaactcatgggtaccacagataactttgccaaagttctctgacaaagttgagacacgtgaagcttgcagctcccgctacatcgctctgaccaagaagggtaaaagaattgcaaagaaacaacactaacaaagtttagacacataaattttgaaggtctagctaccatattattacccacaagggtaaaggaacagtaccactgctggataattggaaagtccctgtgtatcaacctttgtgcttcgtggcaaggtagactagcaaacatgcccaacctttactcacattcgagaaaacactcccaacaggattgcttgctccaaaatcgaagaggcaccgccctccgaatctcgagagccagactcccaacatgattactttctcaaaaatcgaagagatggtaaaggaacagtaccactgctggataattggaaagtctctgtgtgtcaacctctgtgcttcgtggcaaggtagactagcaaacatgcccaacctttactcaaattcgagaaaacactcccaacaagattgtttgctccaaaatcgaagaggcaccgccctctgaatctcgagagccagactcccaacatgattactttctcaaaaatagaagagagggtaaaggaacagtaccactgctggataattggaaagtccatgtgtgtcaacctctgtgcttcgtggcaaggtagactagcaaacatgcccaacctttactcacattcgagaaaacactcccaacaagattgcttgctccaaaatcgaagaagcaccgccctccgaatctcgagagccagactcccaacatgattactttctcaaaaatcgaagagacaccgctctccgaatctcgagagccagacccctagcaggattgctttctcaaaatcgaagaggcatcgttctccgaatctcgagagccagatccccgacaggattgcttgttcgaaaaccgaagaggcaccattttcccaacttcaagagctggatcttcttggataaagcttgtctgtaatcttcacacgcaacatcagctttccagataccacagatcactttttcaaagtgctatgacagagttaaaacatgtgaagctggcagctcccactaccgtgctatgaccaagcagggtaaaagaatagcattattacttgatgttagggagactcatatatatgtcgacctccatccctaacggacaggcagacctgcataaatgctcaaccctttctcttatctgagagggcactcccaacgaagcctttcgaaatattcagctttctttccccccgataatacctctgtaaacaagctatactagagcaagaatatctcatatcatcagggttaaaagcaagagtatcccatatcatgctttttccctgtcttttcctttggccttgttcttacctgcaaaacaaggagaaagagagcaatcagtcagcacttggaatcaagcttccaaccaggaactgactgcctagaaccccttacctgattacttacctggcattgctctcgagtactcatcttcaacatcttatgcttccagggaagataccgcatctgcttgaggaacaaatagggcaagtgagaaggatacaaggaagcatgtggagacaagcgtaacagcacacgtgccgatacatccactactctgtcaaaagcaaaagtatcccatatcagcagggtcgaatgtactctagatttgatagacttgttttgaccctcaaattcttcagtcggccttatactctggaggaaaccagaaaaccctccagcccggttcaagaataagcctgtggaaagttacttcttcaaaagcaaaagtatcccatatcatctcttctcatttttcttctctttatccttcatgctgcctgcaagatagggagaatgtgaacaatcagccgaagctctgattgcttaccttgtctgtcacctctttcagcagatcccttagcccggcgacttgggggactcctactacatggtttgtatcgcgcttgaccaagcctgaaactacaagtaagcttcaagtgaaattgatacattaccttgtgcatctccaccagttacagatatcacccctggatggaggaagagtacttccagagaagatgtcacatctacctatgagacagataaggcaagtcaagacgataccacactccgatacttagaagtttcgtggttacgaaatcattctcccacaatattttctaatgtcatttgtactaaatcattcacttgtactcactaaaggagagcttgaacatatgtacttgtgtaaacccttcacaattaatgagaactcctctattctgtggacgtagccaatctgggtgaaccacgtacatcttgtgtttgctttcctatctctatccatttatatacttatccacactaatgaccggagcaatctagcgaagatcacaaaaagtgaccgttttcgctacctaggatctatcttgcaagagaacggagaattagatggagatctcaaccatagaatacaagctggatggatgaagtgtaagagtgcatccggcgtgttgtgtgaccgtcgtaggccactgaagctcaagggaaaattttataggacggcaataaggccagcgatgttgtatggcacagaatgtttgACGgtaaagcatcaacacgtacacaaaatgggtgtagcggagatgaggatgcttcgtgggatgtatgggcacacgataaaggataagattgggaatgaggatatccgaggtaaagtaggagtagccaaaattgaaggaaatatgagagaaaatcggttccggtggtttggacatgtgcaaagaaggcctactgacgctccggttcgaaaatgtgactacgggacataggttcagggccgaaggggtagaggaagacctaggaaaactttggaagagaccctaagaaaagacttgagtacttggatctaacagaggacatgaaacaaaaccgagcacaatggcgttctaggattcatatagctgaccccacttagtgggaaaatgctttgttgttgttgttgttgtagtgtgGGGCAATATAAATGcacaaagaaacaaacaaattaaaaataaaataaactccgGAATTCGAAATTCAATTTCTTTACATCCATCTAGCCTTGGGATGCCATATACAGGTTGGAGGGTACTCAATTATTTTTTGAAATCATCAAATTTGGCTTAAGTTCTGGAGCAAgctaaagaaaataattttaaaatgcaACAGAAAGGTGAGTGGTGATCGTTGTGACTAATAAATTGTTGGATGTTCTTGTTAGCATATAAAACCATAAACAGCTGTTGGAATCGACCCACGATGATTGAAATCCCATTATTCCATCATCTTTTATTAAACTAAAATTTACATATGATTTATGAAAATAAAGTAGTATACCTTGAAATTCCTCTATGCCAAGTACAACTCTGTGCAATATAAAATGTCGAATGAAAGAAGGTTTATGGCTTATTAGGCAATAGCATTAAAGGTGAATAATTGGAATGGCACTTGGCAAAGCCAATTATTTCAGTCTCTCATTGGCGTTGCAAGGTCCAGACCAtaagaagaaaacaaatataCATTGAAAACTTTCATGCATAGACAAGATTCAAAGAAATATGTTTGTTGAGCCAATAatgtcttattttattttatttataaaataaaataaaatgataatgaATTAGGCAAGTCGAGCTACACATAAGGCTTGGTCATCGGTCTACCATAATAGTCTTACTCTCTAAAcccatgcatacaaaacaatcaaaaggAACCAAGACCCCAAAATTTAGTCACATCCGCAATTTTATAAGCCAATGTGTAGCTTCCAATCTTTCCCGTCTGACTTTAGAGCATGGttacaaagaaaatgaaatgaatgaGAGTCATTCTcgcttcaattttttatttcctactcattcttattcttcttttccATGTGGAGACTAGGCCTGGCAAATGGGTCGTATTTTTCGTGTTTATGTCGTTTTAGTGTAACAtatgttatcttaacaggtcacGTCGTGTCACACTCATTATCTTAACAAGTTCTTACAGGTAAAATGACCagacccgttatgacccattaagattttttttttattataaatttgCACTTATcatattgccacataaatattatttcGAAAACTAATTCGAAGTGAAAACCCCCAATTTTTACAAACCTTAGAAATGAAAAACCCCATTGAAGAAACGAAACCAATCTTAATTCGAAAACTAATTCGAAGCAAAACCTTATATGTTGAAAGTAATTCGAAAGAATCAACAATTACCTCCATTAGGGCTCGAGATTTGCTcgatctagagagagagaattagAGACCAAAGTAGCAGATCGACTGGTGGTGGGTTACTAGGTTGTATGTGGTGACAGTGGTGTGGTGGAGGGTGATTGGAGATGATGGTGGTAGACTCAGGGTTGGCCAGAGTTGAGGTTCAAGACTGAGATTTGAGAGTTCAGttcgagggagagagagagagagagcgactGCTTCGATTCGAGCCTTCGAGAATAAGAGAGAGTGATTTAGGGCTAAGAAAAACATTGGAGGACCAATATTAAATGTCAACCGATCCAACGGTCATcaattttctaatttaatttaaatatatatatatattaactttCAGTTCAATTCAGAATTAAATCATATTGTTGTTAATTATAGTATTTCTTTTTAGtggtataaaattattaaattaatatttttttatcatgtacgggttacccacgtgtatacctaGACCGACCCATTATCTTAACAGATGCTTATCAAgttacccgataacgatccGATTCGTTATCATGTCAACCCGAtaacctgttaatttcgtgtcgtgtcgtgtcgagTTAACGGGTCATGTCAGAACTTGTCAGGCATAGTGGAGACCTAGCAATTtatttccattttctttctttctcattcTTTCATCAtatttttaagggaactttaacgaaaagctcacagtactgttcactttaacgaaaaaccacatttttacactaaaaagtcaatcctgatactattcattttaccctttattttgtacttatcattaaaactcaaaattttcaagcttttttcattagttttccttatttttaattagtagtCATGATGAATGGATAAGACAAATCATTTTAAGgaaagaagaggagaaaatgGAAAATTTGAACTAGGATATATGGGAGGAGGATGAGAGCGTATGGTAGGACAATATTTGGGAGGTAGCTTTTTGCGGTTGGTGCTTGACAGTGTTATGATTCCTTGCCCACTCCCTCCCTCCATTTCGCTTCAAGTCTTCAACATTATCAGTAAAGCAAAATCAACTATAGCTTTTTCCTCACACTTTTCTCACACATATTATCACGTATCCAACATGAGAGAGAGATTAAAAGTGAGAGGACCCcctctttctctttgttttcTATATTTACTGCTCTCTTCGTAAACAAGCTTGCAGAAGAGAGAAATCAAGCTATGGACTTCTCAACCACTAGCTCATAATCATAATGGTCTATCATAGGGATATTCTTATATAGAAGTGCTGCATGTTAAATTACGTTATCGAGGTTAGCTCAATCAAGTGGTCCAATATTATAATAGATATGATTTTAGATTTTCACCCATGCGTCCCGGTTTGAAACTCTCAGTAGTTTCGAGCCCTCCGTctccccttaataataataaataaataaatatgatgTAGGTCAACTGGCCATTGGAATTGAAGATCAAGTTAAAAGGAGCACATCGGACCAAATGAACAAATCagtgtaaatttttttgttcaacaaaaatacaaataaattagACTACCTGACAAAAGAATATTACTTATCTATAAATGAAATCTAATTTCTTATGACTTCACTTtcattgtcacatcccggcccgggcccccaccacatccctggctcgactccaccgtagcacaatattgtccgctttaggccccgaccataccctcacaattttgtttctgggaactcacacaagaacttcccaatgggtcacccatcctgaaaTTGCTATTGAgcaaactcacttaacttcggagttccgatggaaccgaagccagtgagctctcaaaaggcctcgtgctaggtagagatgagaatatacatataaggcatactagatccactcccctaggtgatgtgcgatgttacaatccacctcccttaggggcccggccagggattgactctgataccaaattgtcacatctcggcccgggcccccaccacatcccgggctcgactccaccgtagcacaatattgtccgctttgggcccgaccatgccctcacggttttgtttatgggaactcacacaagaacttcccagtgggtcacccatcatgggattgctctcgcgcgaactcgcttaacttcggagttctgatggaatctgaagccagtgagctcccaaaaggcctcatgctaggtagagatgggaagatacatataaggcttactgtatccactcccctgggcgatgtgggatgttacattcaTGCTACGTAGCATTAGATGCTACGAGCATTAGATGATTTGAATTCACACACCACAATAAAAGCAATAACTAAAATattaagagtataaattttaaGCTTTCCTAAACACAAACAAGATCCTTGATAAAGGAAGTATTAGTTCTCCGTTTCTCATGTGCACGTGAAGGCCCAAAAGCGCCAAAATGAGATGACATTGCCCGAAGCCCAGCTACGAAGCCTGAAGCAAATTGATGCCTTTTTAGCCAAGGCATAGGCCATGTGCCTATGATTGAAGTGACAAGTGACAGAGACCAGCTAACTACCAACCAAAAAGCACTTTTTAATGACATAAAGGTGTAAATACAACATGACTCACTACCCTTGAAAGCCCTCAGCCAAGAGTGAAGCTAAACCAGT
Protein-coding regions in this window:
- the LOC126588271 gene encoding uncharacterized protein LOC126588271: MKNDMTAAVVARNLLTPKDNRLLSKRSDELAVKDSLALSVQCAGSVSNMAQRLFARTRQVESLAAEVMSLKQEIRGLKHENKQLHRLAHDYATNMKRKLDQMKESDGQVLLDHQRFVGLFQRHLLPSSSGAVPRNEAPNDQPLMPPPSRVLSSTEAPNDPPPVPSLSGALPTAETSPNQPL